DNA sequence from the Selenomonadales bacterium genome:
AGGTAAGATCAAGAGCCTTCTGACGGTGTTTTTGCCCATCTTCATCGCGCAGGTGGCATTCACGGCGACGGGCTTTTTCGATACGGTGATGAGCGGTCAGACAGGAGAGGCACAGCTTGCAGGCGTGGCGGTCGGGACGAATATCTGGGCACCTGTGTTCGTCGGCATGGTCGGTGTGATCGGCGGTCTGACACCTATCTTCGCACAGAAGTACGGTGCGCGCAGGATGGAGGAGCTGTCTGCGCTTTTTATGCAGGCTGTCTATATGGCGGTGCTGATGACGGTGTTCGTGCTGGGGCTCGGATTCGCGTTCGTCGATATGATACTGGCGCAGATGACGCTCGATGCGGAGGTAGCGCGCGTGACACGCGGGTATCTCCTCGCGATCGGGACGGGGGTACTCCCTATGTTCGTCGTGTCGTCGATGCGTAACTATATCGATGCGCAAGGGTTCACACGCATCTCGATGATCATCACGCTCATCTGTGTGCCGTTCAATATCTTTATGAACTGGCTTTTGATCTTCGGCAAGTGGGGCTTTCCCGCGCTCGGCGGTGTCGGTGCAGGGGTGGCATCGAGTTTGATGTACTGGCTCGCGCTCGTTCTCGCTGTCGGTGTGCTGAAGACGATGGAGCCGTTCAAAGGACAAAAGGTGTTTCGTCTGCCGCGTCCCGATGTGCGTGCATGGCTCGATGAGCTGAAGACGGGGCTTCCCATCGGCGGAAGTATCTTCGTCGAGATGAGCATCTTTTGCTTGGTGGGACTTCTTATCACCGAGTACGGCACGAGCGTCATTGCCGCACATCAGTCGGCACTCAACTTTTCTTCGTTTATCTATATGATACCGCTCAGCATCGGGTCGGCGATGACGATCCTCGTCGGGTTCGAGGTCGGAGCAAAGCGCAATCGCGATGCGAAGGTCTATACGCGTATCGGTATCGGTATGGCACTTGCCATCGCGTGCTGTACGGCTGTCGGTCTGATGAGCTTCACGCGCGAGGTCGCAGGCCTCTATACGTCGGAGGAGCATCTTCTTCCGCTTCTCGAATCGTTCCTCGTCTACGCTGTCTTCTTCCAAGTGTCGGATGCCATTGCCGCACCGATACAGGGGGCATTGCGCGGATATAAGGACGTTACTGTTACGATGGTCATGGCTATCATCGCCTACTGGGTCATCGGTCTGCCTGTCGGCTATCTCCTCGCACAGAACGGCTATGAGGCGTACGGCTACTGGGTCGGCTTCATCACAGGCATCGCCGTCAGCGCGGTACTTCTGTTTCTGCGTATGCGCTACCTCCAGAAAAACAAGTTCCCTGAGGAATAGGGGATATGGTACAATGGGGGGTGAGGGAAAAGGGGTTGGCTTAGGCTCTTTTTCTTGCGGTGCGTATCGACACTCGCAAGGAATTCTTTTTCGTAGCAGGTGGCTTCTCCCTTCTCTTTGACTTTCTTTGTCAGCAAAGAAAGTTACAAAGAAACTGCATCGCTCTTGAAAAAGGACTACTGCCTACTGCTATCACCCAATTCCTTTTTCAAAGGCGATGGTTGCGCCGATGGAAGTTTCGGCATAGCTGAGAAGGGGATACGATCAGCTTTATTGATAATTTATTCTTAGACATTATTCCTTTTATATCATATACCTAAGGAGAATCCTCATGAAAAAATCACATCAGACTTGGCTGAAGGAAGAGGCCGAGAAGTGGGTGGAGAAGGATATCATCACCGCTTCGCAGGCAGAGAAGATCCTCGCCGAGTATCCGGAAAAACAGATCTTGCCTATGACGTTTCAGCGTACGTTCAGCGCGCTGGGG
Encoded proteins:
- a CDS encoding MATE family efflux transporter; the protein is GKIKSLLTVFLPIFIAQVAFTATGFFDTVMSGQTGEAQLAGVAVGTNIWAPVFVGMVGVIGGLTPIFAQKYGARRMEELSALFMQAVYMAVLMTVFVLGLGFAFVDMILAQMTLDAEVARVTRGYLLAIGTGVLPMFVVSSMRNYIDAQGFTRISMIITLICVPFNIFMNWLLIFGKWGFPALGGVGAGVASSLMYWLALVLAVGVLKTMEPFKGQKVFRLPRPDVRAWLDELKTGLPIGGSIFVEMSIFCLVGLLITEYGTSVIAAHQSALNFSSFIYMIPLSIGSAMTILVGFEVGAKRNRDAKVYTRIGIGMALAIACCTAVGLMSFTREVAGLYTSEEHLLPLLESFLVYAVFFQVSDAIAAPIQGALRGYKDVTVTMVMAIIAYWVIGLPVGYLLAQNGYEAYGYWVGFITGIAVSAVLLFLRMRYLQKNKFPEE